Part of the Thermoanaerobacterales bacterium genome, CTCCAGCCGCCTGAAAAGCAGGACCGGACTTGTCCCGGGAGAGCACTATCTTGTCGATGCCCCGTCGGTCGAGACCCCGGGTAATGTCTTCAGCTTTGGGCCAGGCGCAAGGGATTCGTTAGCCATCTACTTCAGCGAGAAGCGTGTCGAGACAAAAACAGTGGACCAATTGGCTCAAGCAGGCCTGTTACCTGTTAAGCTACTCCAGTACCGCTTATACGCCCGCAAGGATCTGCCTGATGACAAGGTCAGGGAACTGAGGGACGTTTTTCGGGACAACCTTGGACTGACGCCGGGTTTGGATTCCGAACTGGAGTCGTCCTTCTGAAAGGAGTAGTTTAAAGGGGTCCGGCCCCTTCTTTGGAGAACGGGCGCGGCACAGGCACCCCTACAGGGCGGTCCGGGACGTCTCGGGTTCGCCGACAACAGGAAGACCGAATTGCCGGAAATGCCGGTCGAAAGTGAAGACCAGGGGGATGTTGTGCCTCTCCATAACGGCAAAACTCGTTGCGTCGGTGTAGGAGAAGTCTTTGTCCTGGTACCGCCTGATGATTTCAACCGCCAGCCGCTCATCACCGGGAGTAACGGATAAGACGTTCCAGTCGTAGGTCAGCAGCCATTCCCGCGCCAGGTCCCGGCCGAGGCGGGCCAGCAGCAGGGCGTGGGTCTCCGCTATGAGGAAATTGGTCATAAGCAGCGCCGCGCCCTGCCGCGCCAGGGTGCCCAGAGCGGAAACCGCGGCCTCGTGCCAGGCATCCCGCCGGTTCAAAAGGGCCAGGACGGCGCTGGAATCCACCAGGACGTTCACTTGTGCGTTTCCTTCTCCAGGGCTTCCGCCAGGTAGACGTCATGCCTCTCGGCCAGATCCGAGGGGCCCTCACCTCTACCGATCAGGCGGAAGATGGCGTCCTTGTCGCTGGCTTTCCTAAGCGGGGCCAGCTTGCGCAGGACCAGTTCGTCGCCGTGCACGTAGACCGCCAGGTGGTCGCCCTGCTTGATCCCCAGAAGGTTCCGTACCGACGCGGGCAGGGTCATCTGGCCCTTTGCGGTTACCTTGACCACCTCGAATTGTTCATCCACCGCGATCACCACCGGTAAGAAATCCTTACATGTATCGTAGGTGGTGCCATCGTGTCTGTCAAGTTTAAGTAAAGTGCCATTAGCCGCGGCCGATAACACGGTGGGCATCGTCGGCGCGGCGCTGGTTTTAGTAAAGGGTCAGGCCCTTAACTAAAAATGGTCGTCGGCCGTCAGTCGTCGGATGGCGGGATCGCAGGGATTCCCGGGCGGAGCCGCGCCCCTACGATGTCGGCGGCCGGGCGGAGATGAACGGACGGGGCGGCTTCCTCCTGTGCGCGGGGAGCCGCCCTCTTCCTTTACAACTACGACTGAGGCGGCCTGTCAGTTCTTGTTGCCGGTTGCTTATCTAGCTTTACGTCAAGATTTCTAACC contains:
- a CDS encoding PIN domain-containing protein, which gives rise to MNVLVDSSAVLALLNRRDAWHEAAVSALGTLARQGAALLMTNFLIAETHALLLARLGRDLAREWLLTYDWNVLSVTPGDERLAVEIIRRYQDKDFSYTDATSFAVMERHNIPLVFTFDRHFRQFGLPVVGEPETSRTAL
- a CDS encoding AbrB/MazE/SpoVT family DNA-binding domain-containing protein; the encoded protein is MVIAVDEQFEVVKVTAKGQMTLPASVRNLLGIKQGDHLAVYVHGDELVLRKLAPLRKASDKDAIFRLIGRGEGPSDLAERHDVYLAEALEKETHK